Below is a window of Geomonas oryzisoli DNA.
TTATTTCGTGACGTTGGGTTTGTCTGGATCTTGTTTTTTCGCACTCCCACAGATAATCAGTAAAGTGAGAGACGACAAAACTATATGAGACTGCATTTATCAGGCTTAGATTGTCAGACTCAATTTTACTCTTAATATCACGACTATATGGCGATACAAGATTTTGGAAAAAGTGATTTGCCAATTCAATTGTTTTCATTTCAATCCTTTGGATTCAACGGCTCGGGAGAACAGCTGTAAAGGTCGCTGTTTCTGCCTTGTTGACAATCGCCGTTTCTCGACCGGCTGCGTTGGCTTTCGCCAGCCTTCATCAACTGGGTCAGCTCTCAACCTGGCTTTTACCTTCGTCCATAGCTCAACCTTCGCTTACGTCACTTTGTTTTCTGTTTTTCGTTTGTGTAATAAAAACGCAAAGAGTCCCGGCCACATCAACCGTTTTGTCACACGCTGAAGAATTTCCTCAGGAAATCTTTGAAATAATGGATCTTTATAGTCTTCGGGGAATTGAGCTGCGCGCCATAAAGTATACAAGGCAGCTTCATCCATTTCTGTAACTTCGGAGTATTCCATATGTCCATCATTGATATTTTTTACAGAATTTTGGGCAGCATGATCAATGTCTTCGTTGTGGTTATTAGAGCCATAAAAAAAAGCTGCACCTTTTGATAGATTTCTGTAACCCAATATGGCACTCAATTGATTACGGTATGTCTCTAGAGCAACTGCAAAGACATCAAGATGATCTTGATGGGTAATCCTTTTCGAAATTGTTTCGGACAACTGTAGTATCCGTGCAGCAGAATTCCAGATTATACGATCATTGTTCCCGTCTGAGAGGAGCCCAATTGCCTTATCAAACCCGCCAATAGCAGAATCCAGATGGAACCTCGATCGCTCGTATTTGACCTTTCTGCTGTGAGATAAAATTTGCCAGCAGAATACTCCTGCACTAACGAATAATGCCAGCGAGGTGGCAATATTGGCTATAGCTTGCAAGTTCATATTCCTTCCTTTTGTTTAATGCCAACTAGTTATTAGTGGGAATTCTCGTCATCCTCCCACATCTGCGCATATATATCGATTAACCTGACAGTGCTGCTGCCCTAACATGCTGATGTGGCTAACTACCATGATCGGAATTTGGACCAAATGGCGGGATTGACAGAAAACTGTCTATCCTCCTATCACACCCGCGATAGCAGGTTAGATCGCAATATATAAAATTAATTCATCACTGTAAAGGCGAAGGTTTGAACGCTTTTGCCGGCTTAGAGCTACAACAGGTGGTGAGGGAAGGGAAGGGGGGCGCAGCAGCGGGGGGCTAGAGCGGCATGCCTAGGCGGCGCATCTTTTCTACTAGGGTGGTGCGGTTGATGCTGAGCATGGCGGCGGCACAGGCCTTGACGCCGCCGGCCAATTGCAGGGCTTCGCCGATCATGCGCTTCTTGATCCGTTGATAGCTTGGACCAGGTCGATGCTTGCGGGGTACGTAGCGTTCCCGGTAGTTCTTGGCGATACTGGCGGGGAGGTCGCGCGAGGTGATAGAAATCCATGGTCAGGCTTGCAGTGTTGCAAAGTAACTATCAGAGCGGCTGAGATTGCAACTTCGCAAGCCTGACCATCGATCACTCTAGTGGCTTAACCTGAATATCCTCCCGAAGTTGGACGGAACGACTACTCTGACCGGCATAGATGGGTCGGAGACGTCCCTTTCGTAAGGCGCAGTGTTGTCATGTACTGCTTCTTTGACGGCGCCCTCCAGCACATCCACCCATTTACCGGCATGCCCAAAAGGGATGTCCATAGTGGCGTCTTGGTCCGAGAAGTTGACGGCGGTTATCAAAACCTCGTCATCCAGCCATCTCCGGTAGACCAGGGTCTTCTGGATGAAATTCTCGATTTCTTTCTTCGCGTTTTCACGAGGTCCTCTCAGGGCGCCATACTGAGTCCTGATGGCGCCCAGACAACGATACAGGGTGGTCAGTGGTAGCACTACTGGTGATCCTGAGAGTTCGTACTGGCTGTAGAAGTATTCCCAACAGATCGGCCTGGTGCCTCGAACCCTGCACTGACCGTCGTTTGGTAGCCCGTAGGCTTCCCTGAACTCCTCCCCCTCCCACAGCATCGGCGTTCCGACAGCTGTGAGCAAAGCGATCGCGTATGGCTGGAGTTTAGTCCAGTCCGGATCGCCGGGGTAGTCAAAGCCAGTGTCATCCCACTTCTTCCTCTTGTCGATCCGGTACATTAGGTGCGACTTGTCGTGGCAATTATTGTAGAGGATCGGCGAAACGGGGATCTCGTCACCGTCGACGTTCTTGGTGGTTTTGACGGCTTCCCATCTTGAATCGGAGAGTAGCAGCTCGTTTAAATATGAGCCGTTTAGGCAGTCATATACGGCCATATCTGTGCTGGCATCAAATACGGTTTCTTCCCAGCAGCCGTTGATGGCGCTATTCGAGATCTGTGCAAGCTGATAAGACCCTTTGCTGAGGTCTTCAGCTATTTGGATAATATGCGAAATCCCGCTGGGGCCTTTAAACCTGTCGATGTTTTTGGAGAAGTGGTAGGTGTCCTTGGTAAGCTCCTGGAGAGATCTGAAGGTCGGACGATAGGAATCCCAGTCCGGGTAGCCATTGCGGTCCACGGAAGGACTCTTGTCAAGGAAGCCGTTGACGTGGTCGTATCTGAAGCCGTCGACATGGAATTCCTCGATCCAGTACCGGTTGACTGCCGTATAGAACTCGATGGTCGAGCGCATCCTGAAATCACTTTTATGACCGAATCGTGAATATTCCGAAACGATGGGGTTATACGAGCGATGGAGCCCCGCAGCATCTGTGTATTCGTTGTCCCTCCAGAGATCGAAGAAACGGTCGTATCCTGCCTGGTAGTGGAACTGGCAGTCGGTGTGCGCATACACCATGTCGAGGATCACCGCTATACCCGCTTTGTGGCTCTCGTTCACCAAGTGCTTCAGCGCCTGTGGTCCGCCGTACCTCTCCTCGGGGCTGAAGTAAAACATCGGCATGTAACCCCAGTTGCACTCATCATGGACACTCGTTACAGGCAGCAGTTCCAGCACGTTGACGCCCAGGCTGTTCAGGTAGGGAAGCCTGTCGACGATGCCAAGGAAGTTCCTGTTGAACTCGGCGACGTTTAATTCGTAGATGATCGCATCCCTGATGGAAGGGACCTTGAAAGCGGAGTCTGTCCACTGAAAGGGAGTCTGATCTGTGGCAAAGACTGAGAAGACCCCGCTCGAGGTTTCCCTGGCGCAGGGGTCACCAAGAAAAATGGAGCGCACGTCCCCGCCCCCCTTTTTGGCGGGGCCGGTGATCTCATAGCGGTAGAGATAGGTGGCTCCCGGCTTGATCGGCTGGGGAGCGCTTTCCCACAGCGATTGGTCGAGTTGTCCCCAGTTCCCGTCAGCCTGAGCCGGTTTCAGAGTGACGGCAGTAGACGGGACGTTTTTGTTGAACTGATCCTCTTTGGTTATGTACAGGACTCTGACGGAAAAAGCAGGCGAAACGATGCTCGGCAGAAAAATGGAGAATGTGACAGTGCTCTGGGCCTTGTCGACCCGTGCTCCAACCTTCGATAGATCAAACATGCGTACCTCCTTTCCCTGTTGTTTGCGAAACGGAGGGAGTATATCACTACATGGGTCACGGTAAAGTTAGACCAAGATGGAGCAGAGGGACGCACCTGATTGTCTGCCGGGACACTATGGCAGTGGGCAAC
It encodes the following:
- a CDS encoding alpha-amylase family glycosyl hydrolase, producing MFDLSKVGARVDKAQSTVTFSIFLPSIVSPAFSVRVLYITKEDQFNKNVPSTAVTLKPAQADGNWGQLDQSLWESAPQPIKPGATYLYRYEITGPAKKGGGDVRSIFLGDPCARETSSGVFSVFATDQTPFQWTDSAFKVPSIRDAIIYELNVAEFNRNFLGIVDRLPYLNSLGVNVLELLPVTSVHDECNWGYMPMFYFSPEERYGGPQALKHLVNESHKAGIAVILDMVYAHTDCQFHYQAGYDRFFDLWRDNEYTDAAGLHRSYNPIVSEYSRFGHKSDFRMRSTIEFYTAVNRYWIEEFHVDGFRYDHVNGFLDKSPSVDRNGYPDWDSYRPTFRSLQELTKDTYHFSKNIDRFKGPSGISHIIQIAEDLSKGSYQLAQISNSAINGCWEETVFDASTDMAVYDCLNGSYLNELLLSDSRWEAVKTTKNVDGDEIPVSPILYNNCHDKSHLMYRIDKRKKWDDTGFDYPGDPDWTKLQPYAIALLTAVGTPMLWEGEEFREAYGLPNDGQCRVRGTRPICWEYFYSQYELSGSPVVLPLTTLYRCLGAIRTQYGALRGPRENAKKEIENFIQKTLVYRRWLDDEVLITAVNFSDQDATMDIPFGHAGKWVDVLEGAVKEAVHDNTAPYERDVSDPSMPVRVVVPSNFGRIFRLSH